GCGCAGATGCGCAGTGAGATGGCCAATCTGGCGCGGCAGGCGATGGCGGCGCCGGGCGACGCGATCTCGGGCAACGTCAAATCTCCCTCGGACATGAGTTTTGGCCACGCCATGCTTTCCACCGTCGAGGGGGTGGACAACCTCCAGCATGCCGCGGAAGACAAGATGGAAGCGGTTGATAGCGGAAAAAGCGATGACCTGATTGGTGCCATGGTCGCCAGCCAGGAGGCCAGCCTGTCGTTTTCGATGCTCACGCAAGTGCGCAACAAGCTCGCGAGCGCTGTCGACGATCTGCTGAAGATGCAGATCTGATACGGGAAAAGGTCGATTCGTGTTTGCCAGCCTCAAGAACCTCCTGCCACTGCGGATGCCGAGCAGCTTTTCGTTGAAGATGCCGTCGCCGGCGACGCTGTCGAAGGTCGTGCCGCTCGTGCTGTTGGCGGTCGCGCTGACGGCATTCGCGACGCTGTACATGCGCTACGACCAGTCGAGCTACAAGCCGCTGTTCGGCGCGCGCGAACAGGTGCCGCTCGACAGCATGGTGTCGGTGCTCGACGCTGACGGGATCAAATACCGCATCCACCCTGATACAGGGCAGGTGCTCGTGCCGTCGTCCGAACTCGGACGCGCGCGGCTTCTGCTCGCGGCCAAGGGCGTGACGGCCAAGTTGCCTGAAGGGCTGGAGCAGGTCGGCAGCAACGACCCGCTTGGCACCAGTCAGTTCGTGCAGGACGTGCGTTTTCGCCGGGGGCTGGAGGCGGAGCTCGTCAAGAGCATCGTGTCCATGGACCCGATCGAGTCGGCGCGCGTGCACCTTTCGATCGCGAAATCGTCTTCGTTCGTGATGATGGACGGTGAGAAGAGCTCCGCGTCGGTGGTGCTCACGCTCAAGCCGGGGCAGCGCCTGTCCAGGGAGCAGATCGCCGCGGTCATCAATCTGGTGGCCGGAAGTGTGCCCAACCTGGCCCCCGAGCGCGTGTCCGTGGTCGATCAATCCGGTGCATTCCTGTCCGCCCGCGTGGACCTGACCGATGATCCGATCGGCAGCGGCGACGCCGTGGCGCGCTACCGCGAAACCACAATGCGCAGCGTGCAGGATCTGCTCGCGCCCACGCTCGGCATGGACAACTTCCGCGTCAGCGTGACGCCGGTCGTCAACAACGATCGTGTGGAAGAGACCCGGGAGCAGTTCGGCGAGGCCCCGAAGGTGGTGAACGAGGCGATTCGCGACGAGAAGAATCGTGACCGTACGGCATTGGGGGTGCCGGGCTCGCTGAGCAACCGTCCGGTGGAGGCAACCACGGCAACGCAGAACGCCGACGGCGGCACGATGCGCAACGCCGCTACCCGCCAGTTCGCCTACGACCGCAACGTCATGCAGATCAAGCACAGCCGTGGTCGGCTGGAGCGGCTGAGCGTCGCCGTGGTGCTCAATAACGCGGTATCGCCTACCAAGGGCCAGCCGTGGTCGGACGAGCAGCTCAAGCACATCGACACCCTTCTGCGCAATGGCCTGGGCATGGACGCTTCGCGCGGCGATCAACTTGTGGTGTCCGCGATGAATTTCCCGAGCGCGCCTCAGCCGCAACCGTGGTGGGAAGAGCGCACCACGCTGGAACAGGGCGCGTGGTACGCCGCCTACGCCGTGATGGCGCTGCTGGGTTTTCTGCTCGTCGTCCGTCCGCTGCTGCGTATCACGCAGCAGTGGGTCGAGTATCGATATGCGCCGCGCACCCTCAAGGAGATCGAGCCGGACGTTTCCGACGCGACCGACGCTCTGGTCGTTGGACAGCAAGTCCCATTGCTCGCAAACGACGAGCAGGCACCGGATAAGAAGATTCGCGGAAGCAGCATGCTTCCGCTCATGGACGACATCGAACTTCCACCCGCCGATTCCGGTGTGGAGATCCTGATCTCGCATCTGCAGACCCTCTGCGAGAAGGAGCCGGAGCGTGTCGCGGAAGTCGTCAAACAGTGGATTCAAAATGACGGAAACCTCAATCGCTGAACGTCAGGCGCCGGGCTCGGTCGATCAGGCCGCCATCGTGCTGCTCAGCATGGGCGAGGCGCGTGCTGCCGACGTGCTTCGATGCCTGTCCAGGTCCGAGTTGCTCAAGGTCACGCACGCCATGTCGGACATGGGCGGAGTGAAGGTCGACGCCGTCCGGGACGCTTTGCAGAAGTTCTTCGGCCAGTACCGGGAACAAAGCGGAATTCATGGTGCGTCCCGAGTATTCCTGCAGCGTGCGCTCGATCTCGCGCTGGGACATGACATCGCCAACACGGTGCTCGACAAGATCTACGGCGATCGGATCCGCCCGAAGATGGCGCGTCTGGAATGGGTGTCTGCGCGCTGGCTCGCACAGCACATTGCCGACGAGCACGTGCGCATGCAGGCGCTTTTCCTGGCGTTCCTGCCTCCGGCGCAGGCGAGCAAGGTGGTCGAGGCATTGCCCCCGGAGATGCGCGACGTCGTATTGCTCCATGTGGCCAAACTCGACGAAGTCGATCACCTCTTGCTTCTGGAGCTCGAAGAGTTGATCGAATCGTGTCTGCGGAATCTGGATCTCCAGAGCGCCAGCGTCGAGGGCGTGCGTCAGGCCGCGGACATCATCAATCGCCTGCCGGGCGATCGCATGCAGTTGATCGAATTGTTGCGCGCGCACGACCCCGACGTGGTCTCCGAGATCGAAGTCAGCCTGTATCACTTCGACATGCTGGCACGTCAGTCCGATGCCGTGGTGGGGCGCATCATCGATGTCGTCACGCTGGAACAATGGGCGGTTGCGCTCAAGGGCGCGGACGGTTCGGTGCTCCGCACGCTGCAGCGCGCCATGCCGCGCCGGCAGGTTCAGGCGTTCGAGGACATCATGCGTCGTACCGGACCGGTGCCGAACGCGCGGGTCGAGCAGACGCGCCGCGAGATCATGGCCCGCGTCAAGGCATTGGTCGATGCCGAAGAGATCGAACTGCTCCTGGGCGATGAGGACGAAGTCGCGTGAAAGGCTATTTCTCCTACCGCTTTCCGCCGTTGTCCGCCTGTGTTCGCAATGCCGCAACCGGGCCGTACACCGCCAGCTCCGAAAGTGGCGGCTCCCCTCTTGCCGATCAGGAGCGCGCCTTGCAGCAGGCGATTGCCGACGGTTATCAAGAGGGCATGGAGCGCGGCTATCAGGATGGGTTCGAGCGCGGCGAAGTCGACGGCCTGGCGCAGGGTTTCGAGCAGGGCGAGGCAGAGGGCGCGCATGCGGCCCTCGACAACGCGCGCCGCGCCGTGCGCGCCGAATTCGATGGGCTGGCCGACACACTCGGCACAGCACTTCAGGCCGTGCGGAAATTGCATGCGGATTATCAGGAGGCGCGCCGTAACGAGTTGATCGAACTCGTCGCCAAGGTCGCCAGACAGGTCGTGCGCTGCGAACTGGCGTTGCAACCCGGCCAGATGCTCGCGCTCGTCGATGAGGCGTTAGGCGCGATGCCGGCTACCGCCGAGGCGCCGGAGGTGCATCTGAATCCCGAAGAGTGCGCGCGCCTGGTCGCTTTGCTGCCCGAACGCGCGAGCCATTGGACGCTGGTGCCCGACGCGGCACTGGCGCCGGGCGAATGCCGGGTGAAGGCAGGTGGCCATGAAGCGGACGCCGGGTGCGCGCATCGTCTGGAGGCTTGCATGGAACAGGTCGGTCGCCAACTGAACGCTGCATCCGTAGCCACGCTCGCGTTAGACGGGAGCTCGGCGCCCGACACGTTGCCGGCCGCGGAGCCCGCCATCGAGGAGGCGGAATGATTGCCGGAGCGCTGCGTAATCTCGAACTCGACGACGTGCCCGTGGCGCGCCTGACGGGCCGTCTGACCGGCGTATCGGGGATGTTGCTCAAGGCAACGGGATGTCCGCTCGAGACCGGACAACGCTGCGTGATCGAGACGGCCTCCGGCGATTGGATCGATGCGCAGGTGGTCGGCTTCGGCCGTGAGGAGTCCTACCTGATGCCGTTCAGGACTTCCATGGGCTTGCTGGCTGGCGCGAAGGTGTTGCCCGCGGGTCCGCGGGCGGCGGTGCGCATCGGCCCGCGTTGGCTCGGCCGTGTGGTCAACGGCCTCGGAGAGCCTATCGACGCGTTGGGCGAACTTGATGGCGAGCACCCGCTGATCACCCCGCCGGTCGCCGTCAACCCGTTGCAAAAGCAGCCAGTGCGAGAAGTGCTCGATGTAGGCGTTCGCGCGATCAACGGCGTGCTGACCCTGGGGCGTGGGCAACGCGTCGGGCTGATGGCCGGCAGTGGTGTGGGCAAGAGCGTGCTGCTTGGCATGATCACGCGCTATACCGATGCCGACGTCGTCGTGGTCGGTCTCATCGGCGAGCGGGGCCGCGAGGTTCGGGAGTTCGTGGACCACGCACTGGGCGAGCAAGGGCGCGCCAAAGCCGTGCTGATCGTCGCACCGGCGGACGAGTCTCCGCTCATGCGGTTGAAAGCGACGCAACTCTGTCACGCCATTGCCGCACATTTTCGTGATCAGGGCGGCAACGTGCTGTTGTTGGTCGACTCCCTCACGCGCTACGCCATGGC
The Pandoraea pulmonicola DNA segment above includes these coding regions:
- the fliI gene encoding flagellar protein export ATPase FliI, with translation MIAGALRNLELDDVPVARLTGRLTGVSGMLLKATGCPLETGQRCVIETASGDWIDAQVVGFGREESYLMPFRTSMGLLAGAKVLPAGPRAAVRIGPRWLGRVVNGLGEPIDALGELDGEHPLITPPVAVNPLQKQPVREVLDVGVRAINGVLTLGRGQRVGLMAGSGVGKSVLLGMITRYTDADVVVVGLIGERGREVREFVDHALGEQGRAKAVLIVAPADESPLMRLKATQLCHAIAAHFRDQGGNVLLLVDSLTRYAMAQRELALALGEPPATRGYPPSVFGMLPQLVETAGNGEGPGSMSAIYTVLAEGDDQNDPVVDTARAILDGHIVLTRELAERGHYPAIDVTRSVSRCMTQVADSDQVRAARQFKELIGRYEQVRDLIALGGYVKGADPATDRAVILAPNIDAYLRQETHDGTSFADARAQLEALLA
- a CDS encoding flagellar hook-basal body complex protein FliE, with the protein product MTTQSIQQVGAQMRSEMANLARQAMAAPGDAISGNVKSPSDMSFGHAMLSTVEGVDNLQHAAEDKMEAVDSGKSDDLIGAMVASQEASLSFSMLTQVRNKLASAVDDLLKMQI
- a CDS encoding FliG C-terminal domain-containing protein codes for the protein MTETSIAERQAPGSVDQAAIVLLSMGEARAADVLRCLSRSELLKVTHAMSDMGGVKVDAVRDALQKFFGQYREQSGIHGASRVFLQRALDLALGHDIANTVLDKIYGDRIRPKMARLEWVSARWLAQHIADEHVRMQALFLAFLPPAQASKVVEALPPEMRDVVLLHVAKLDEVDHLLLLELEELIESCLRNLDLQSASVEGVRQAADIINRLPGDRMQLIELLRAHDPDVVSEIEVSLYHFDMLARQSDAVVGRIIDVVTLEQWAVALKGADGSVLRTLQRAMPRRQVQAFEDIMRRTGPVPNARVEQTRREIMARVKALVDAEEIELLLGDEDEVA
- the fliH gene encoding flagellar assembly protein FliH — its product is MKGYFSYRFPPLSACVRNAATGPYTASSESGGSPLADQERALQQAIADGYQEGMERGYQDGFERGEVDGLAQGFEQGEAEGAHAALDNARRAVRAEFDGLADTLGTALQAVRKLHADYQEARRNELIELVAKVARQVVRCELALQPGQMLALVDEALGAMPATAEAPEVHLNPEECARLVALLPERASHWTLVPDAALAPGECRVKAGGHEADAGCAHRLEACMEQVGRQLNAASVATLALDGSSAPDTLPAAEPAIEEAE
- the fliF gene encoding flagellar basal-body MS-ring/collar protein FliF is translated as MPSPATLSKVVPLVLLAVALTAFATLYMRYDQSSYKPLFGAREQVPLDSMVSVLDADGIKYRIHPDTGQVLVPSSELGRARLLLAAKGVTAKLPEGLEQVGSNDPLGTSQFVQDVRFRRGLEAELVKSIVSMDPIESARVHLSIAKSSSFVMMDGEKSSASVVLTLKPGQRLSREQIAAVINLVAGSVPNLAPERVSVVDQSGAFLSARVDLTDDPIGSGDAVARYRETTMRSVQDLLAPTLGMDNFRVSVTPVVNNDRVEETREQFGEAPKVVNEAIRDEKNRDRTALGVPGSLSNRPVEATTATQNADGGTMRNAATRQFAYDRNVMQIKHSRGRLERLSVAVVLNNAVSPTKGQPWSDEQLKHIDTLLRNGLGMDASRGDQLVVSAMNFPSAPQPQPWWEERTTLEQGAWYAAYAVMALLGFLLVVRPLLRITQQWVEYRYAPRTLKEIEPDVSDATDALVVGQQVPLLANDEQAPDKKIRGSSMLPLMDDIELPPADSGVEILISHLQTLCEKEPERVAEVVKQWIQNDGNLNR